Below is a window of Streptomyces sp. WMMB303 DNA.
ACGGCCAGCACGGGGCGCACCTGGTCGTGTTGGCCCTGGTCCTGCTCGCGGCGCTCGATGCCGGTCCAGCGCCGTCCGCTGTGCGCGATGGAGACCCCGGCCTCCAGGAGCTGGCGTTTGTCGTACCAACTGCGCAGTTTGGGGCCGACGACGCCGACGGAGGGGTCCGCGTCGACGACCCGCAGGAGCTGGGCCAGGGCGTCCGGTTCGGGGGCACAGTCGTCGTGCAGCAGCCACAGCCACTCCACGGGCTCGCCGTAGGGCAGCTCGGGCAGGTCGTAGGTGTCGTCGCGCCAGGTGCGGTTGACCGGGTCCCAGCCGCTGGGCCGCTTGAGATACGGCAGGTCCTCGGGGGTGAGCCGGCGCGCGGTGCGTGCGGCCTCCTCGACGGCGGTGCCGAACCCGGTGCGCCGCGCCATGTGCAGGACGCGCTCGGCGCCGAGCGCGTCGGTCAGCAGCCGGGCGGTGTCGTCCGCGCTGCCGGTGTCGGCCGCGATGATGTTCTGCACGGGGCGGTTCTGTTCCAGCAGTCCGCTCAGTGCGCGGGGAAGCCAGCGGGCGCCGTCGTGGGCGACGAGGACGGCGGTGACGACGTGCCGGGGGGACTCGGGCGGCTCCAAGGTGGCCAACCCTGCTGCGGCCGCCTCGTAGTGGGCCGCCATGTGGCTGTGCACGGACATCGAGGTAGGGGCCCTCCCCGGGGTGCCGGGGCCTCGCGGCGGTGCCGCGGTGTGGCTGCAAGCCCCCGGAAGACGCGTATCGGAGCGGTGAGCGCACGCCCTTGCCAGGGTGGTGTGCGTCGTGGACGGCCCCACACTAACGGCTCACCCTCACGCGCCCGGCGCCTCCGCGCAACTGCCCGGGGCCGGCTGCTGGTTGCCCGGCTCGCGGTGCACGGCCCGGCCCGGTCGTCCGGGCCCCTCCTGGGTGCGGCTGTTCGACGGTCCGGCGCGCGGCCGGGTCAGACAGCGGCTTTCTTCAGTCGGCGCCGTTCACGCTCGGACAGGCCGCCCCAAATACCGAAACGCTCGTCATTGGCGAGGGCGTATTCGAGGCATTCGGAGCGGACTTCACACGCGAGGCAGACCTTTTTCGCTTCGCGGGTGGATCCGCCCTTCTCGGGGAAGAACGACTCCGGGTCGGTCTGCGCGCACAGGGCGCGCTCCTGCCAACCCAGCTCCTCGTCCGCCTCTTCGACCAGCAGTTGTTGGAACAGCTCGGTCATGTGCGCCCCTCGATCCGTCTCTTCGACCCCGTGATGCTGTCGTTATCGAACCCTCATGAACGACACGAGTGAAATTACAAGTGTGCCGATCCGGGGCAGTCAAGCCGAGATCTGCTATTGAGCCCGTTATTCACCCGGCGGAACCAAGCTTTCGCAGTAAGTGTTCAAATCACTACGAAATATGACACTCGTGCTCGGAGCCAGAGCGTTTTCCCGGCTCCTGTATTCAGAACGCGATGACCTGCGGTCACGTTCCGCACCAACCCTCGGATGGCCCTGATCACACTCTGATCACGAAGGCGCAACGGCGTGCAGGCCGGGCTACTGCGCCAGGTCTCCCGCGCGGGCGGGCGCAAACCTTTCACCGGTCGAGGACGCCGGAAGGGGTGAAACATTCGCCACAAACGCGACAACAGGTTGACACCTGGGGCACGGGGGCGCTGTTCTGGAGCGCATGGCAGTGACCTCTGAGACCCGTACGACCGGTGGCGCCCCCGCCATGCGGTCTGCCGGAGGTGCCCGCGCGCACCTCCGTGCCGCCTCTCATGTCCTGGAGCCGCACCGCTGTCGCTGTCCGCGCGGCTGCCACACACCCTGTCGCTGAGGTGCCGCCGAGGTGCCGCTGAGGTCCGGCCCGCGCTGATCCGAGCACCCGCGACCCGCCACCGAGCAGCCGCTCCGACGGAGTGCGTTCCCCCCCTCCGCACACCCCGCACGCCCTGTCGCGCCCCCTTTCCCGCCGCCCCGGCTCGCACCGGGTGCGGCTCCGCCCGCCGCCCGGCTCCGGTCGGCCCGCACAAAGGCACTTCCGCACGTGAACAGCGACCTCGAAATCGCGGGCGACCCGCTCGCCGTCCCCCATCTGCTCCCCGCTCCCCCGGCCCACCCGGCCACCGTCGCGGACTTCGCCGGGCTGATCAGCGCACTGGCCGCCGACCGGGCCGCCTGGGCGCCGCTGGTGCGCTACGACCCGACCCTGCGCTGGTACCACCGGTTGCGCACCGGCCCGGGCTACGAGATGTGGCTGCTGAGCTGGCTGCCCGGGCAGGGCAGCGGCCGGCACGACCACGGGCGCTCGTCCGGCGTGTTCGGCGTGCTCGTGGGTGAACTGACCGAGCACGGGCACGCCGCGACCGGAGGCGGACGCGGCACGAGCGGCACGGCCGGACCCGGCACCCGAGTGCTCGGCACCGGCACGGTGCGCGTCTTCGCGCCCGGATATGTGCACGAAGTGGTCAACGACGGGCTGGAACCCGTCGTGAGTGTGCACATCTACACGCCCGGACTGACCGAGATGCCCCAGCACTGCTCCAGCGGCCCCCGCGCCGCACGGAATCCGGCGCAGGCGTCGCCGGCCTGACGCCGGGGACGCGGCACTCCGGCACCGGGCGGGGCACCTGATGTCGGGGGCGGGCAGCGGGCTGCGAGACTGGTGCCCATGCAGCGCATTGTGGTTCTGGCCGGGGGCATCGGCGGTGCCCGTTTCCTGCGCGGGCTCCGGTTCGCGGTGCCCGACGCGGAGATCACCGTCGTCGGCAACACCGGTGACGACATCCATCTGTTCGGCCTGAAGGTCTGCCCCGACCTCGACACCGTGATGTACACCCTGGGCGGTGGCATCCACGAGGAACAGGGCTGGGGGCGGGCAGACGAGACCTTCGCGGTGAAGGAGGAACTGGCCGCCTACGGCGTGGGCCCCGAGTGGTTCGGGCTGGGCGACCGGGACTTCGCCACCCACATCGTCCGCACCCAGATGATCTCCGCGGGCTATCCGCTCAGCGCCGTCACCGAGGCGCTCTGCGCCCGCTGGCAGCCCGGGGTGAAGCTGCTGCCCATGACGGACGACCGGGTCGAGACCCATGTGCTGATCGACGACCCGGACGCCGCGGACTCCGGCCGGGGCGAGGACGGCGGGGACGGGACGGCCGGACGCAAGGCGGTGCACTTCCAGGAGTACTGGGTGCGGTTGCGGGCCTCCGTGGACGCGCACGCCGTGGTGCCCGTCGGCGCCGACGCCGCCCGGCCCGCACCGGGTGTGCTGGAGGCCGTCGCCGCGGCGGACACCGTCATCTTCCCGCCCTCCAACCCCGTCGTCAGCGTGGGCACGATCCTGGCCGTACCCGGCATCCGGGAGGCCATCGCGGACGCCGGGGTACCGGTCGTCGGCCTCTCGCCCATCATCGGGAACGCCCCCGTGCACGGCATGGCCGACAAGGTGCTGGCCGCCGTCGGAGTCGAGACCACAGCGGCGGCCGTCGCCGCGCACTACGGCTCGGGGCTGCTGGACGGCTGGCTCGTCGACACCGCGGACGCCGACACCGTGGGGGCCGTCGAGGACGCGGGCATCCGCTGCCGCGCCGTGCCGCTGCTGATGAGCGACGAGGAGACCACCGCGGAGATGGCCCGGCAGGCGCTGGCGCTGGCGGAGGAGGTGCGCGCGTGACGGCGGTGACGACCGGGGCGCCCGGGCAGGAGCAGAACCCGCGGGCCACGGCACCCGCGGCGGCCGACCGCGCCGCGGCAGCCGAGCGGGCGGACCGGGTCGGGAGCGGACCCGGCACCTCCTACGAGGTCTGGGCGCTGCCCGGCATCCCGGACGTAAGCCCCGGCGACGACCTGGTCCGGCTCCTGGTCGACGCGGCGACCGCGCCCGGCGGGCGGGGACTGGCGGACGGCGACGTGCTCGTCGTCACCTCGAAGATCGTCAGCAAGGCCGAGGGCCGCATCGTCCGGGCCGACGACCGCGAGGCCGCCATCGACGCGGAGACCGTGCGGGTCGTCGCGCGGCGCGGCCCGGCCCGGATCGTGGAGTCCCGGCACGGCTTCGTGATGGCCGCGGCCGGCGTCGACGCCTCCAACACCCCCGAGGGCACCGTGCTGCTGCTGCCCGAGGACCCGGACGCGACGGCCCGGCGACTGCGGGACGGGGTGCGGGAGGCGCTCGGCGTCACCGTCGGCGTCGTCGTCACCGACACCTTCGGGCGGCCCTGGCGCACGGGCCAGACCGACGTGGCCATCGGCGCGGCCGGGGTGCGGGTCCTGGAGGACCTGCGCGGCGGCGTCGACATGTACGGCAACGCGCTGGGCGTGACCGTCACCGCCGTCGGCGACGAGCTGGCGGGAGCGGGCGAACTGGTCAAGCGCAAGGCGAGCGGGCTGCCGGTCGCGGTGCTGCGCGGACTGGCCCACCACGTGCTGCCCGCGCCCGGCAGCGCGGAGACGGGCACAGGGTCCAACGAGTCCAACGGGTCCCCCGAGTCGCCCGGGGGCGAGGCGACGGCGCGCGCGCTGGTGCGCGACGCGGCCGCCGACATGTTCCGGCTGGGCACCTCGGAGGCCGTGCGCGAGGCGGTGACGCTGCGCCGCACCGTACGGGAGTTCACCGCGGAGCCGGTGGACGGGCAGGCCGTGCGGCGCGCGGTCGCCGCCGCCGTGACCGCACCGGCCCCGCACCACACCACACCGTGGCGGTTCGTGCTGCTGGAGAGCGCCGAGTCGCGGATCCGGCTGCTGGACGCCATGCGGGACGCCTGGATCGCCGACCTGCG
It encodes the following:
- a CDS encoding coenzyme F420-0:L-glutamate ligase, with protein sequence MTAVTTGAPGQEQNPRATAPAAADRAAAAERADRVGSGPGTSYEVWALPGIPDVSPGDDLVRLLVDAATAPGGRGLADGDVLVVTSKIVSKAEGRIVRADDREAAIDAETVRVVARRGPARIVESRHGFVMAAAGVDASNTPEGTVLLLPEDPDATARRLRDGVREALGVTVGVVVTDTFGRPWRTGQTDVAIGAAGVRVLEDLRGGVDMYGNALGVTVTAVGDELAGAGELVKRKASGLPVAVLRGLAHHVLPAPGSAETGTGSNESNGSPESPGGEATARALVRDAAADMFRLGTSEAVREAVTLRRTVREFTAEPVDGQAVRRAVAAAVTAPAPHHTTPWRFVLLESAESRIRLLDAMRDAWIADLRGDEKSEQSIAKRVKRGDVLRNAPCLAVPCLVMDGSHTYPDARRNAAEREMFVVATGAGIQNFLVALAGERLGSAWISSTMFCRDVVREVLDLPEGWDPMGAVAIGHPAAPPRERPPRSAADFVVER
- a CDS encoding WhiB family transcriptional regulator, with product MTELFQQLLVEEADEELGWQERALCAQTDPESFFPEKGGSTREAKKVCLACEVRSECLEYALANDERFGIWGGLSERERRRLKKAAV
- the cofD gene encoding 2-phospho-L-lactate transferase, which translates into the protein MQRIVVLAGGIGGARFLRGLRFAVPDAEITVVGNTGDDIHLFGLKVCPDLDTVMYTLGGGIHEEQGWGRADETFAVKEELAAYGVGPEWFGLGDRDFATHIVRTQMISAGYPLSAVTEALCARWQPGVKLLPMTDDRVETHVLIDDPDAADSGRGEDGGDGTAGRKAVHFQEYWVRLRASVDAHAVVPVGADAARPAPGVLEAVAAADTVIFPPSNPVVSVGTILAVPGIREAIADAGVPVVGLSPIIGNAPVHGMADKVLAAVGVETTAAAVAAHYGSGLLDGWLVDTADADTVGAVEDAGIRCRAVPLLMSDEETTAEMARQALALAEEVRA
- a CDS encoding cysteine dioxygenase family protein; translated protein: MNSDLEIAGDPLAVPHLLPAPPAHPATVADFAGLISALAADRAAWAPLVRYDPTLRWYHRLRTGPGYEMWLLSWLPGQGSGRHDHGRSSGVFGVLVGELTEHGHAATGGGRGTSGTAGPGTRVLGTGTVRVFAPGYVHEVVNDGLEPVVSVHIYTPGLTEMPQHCSSGPRAARNPAQASPA